A genome region from Arthrobacter sp. V1I9 includes the following:
- a CDS encoding alpha/beta fold hydrolase: MRQPLTPRVVTTGSLTSHVHCLAGPRGGSGPVFVLLHGIGVSHRYFRRLQILLARHGDTYSIDLPGFGATPRPDRQLSVSDYADVIARTLQKMGVDRAVVIGHSMGAQFATELAVQHPKTVSHVVLLGPVVDSERRTVRQQALALGLDSLRESPLGNAMVLIDYARSGMRWYLTELSVMMSYDIEASLALVAQPVLIIRGSRDAVAPALWCQKLTATAPDGRYLEIPGQPHLVQHGAASSTAAGILALLNG, translated from the coding sequence ATGCGCCAGCCATTGACGCCGCGGGTAGTCACCACAGGGTCCCTGACCTCCCACGTACACTGCCTTGCAGGGCCCCGCGGCGGCTCCGGCCCGGTCTTTGTGCTCCTTCACGGCATCGGTGTATCCCACCGCTACTTCCGCAGGCTTCAGATTCTCCTCGCCCGGCATGGCGACACTTATTCCATCGACCTGCCGGGCTTCGGAGCGACACCCAGACCGGACCGGCAACTCAGCGTCTCCGACTACGCTGACGTGATTGCCCGGACGCTTCAAAAGATGGGGGTGGACCGGGCGGTGGTCATCGGGCACTCCATGGGTGCCCAGTTTGCGACCGAACTTGCCGTCCAGCACCCGAAGACGGTTTCCCACGTGGTGCTCCTTGGCCCGGTGGTGGACTCCGAGCGCCGCACCGTCCGTCAGCAAGCCCTTGCGCTCGGGCTTGACTCGCTAAGGGAAAGTCCGCTCGGAAACGCCATGGTCCTCATCGACTATGCCCGTTCGGGGATGCGTTGGTACCTGACCGAACTTTCCGTCATGATGTCCTACGACATTGAGGCAAGCCTGGCCCTGGTAGCCCAACCGGTACTGATCATCCGCGGCTCACGTGATGCTGTCGCTCCCGCGCTCTGGTGCCAAAAGCTGACCGCCACCGCTCCGGACGGGCGCTACCTCGAAATACCCGGACAACCGCATCTCGTTCAGCACGGCGCTGCCTCCAGCACCGCGGCCGGTATTCTGGCGCTCCTCAACGGCTAG
- a CDS encoding cupin domain-containing protein: MPGVEALKAKSFDEPDETRRPPKTQVDVVNIGDTTLGRFTFEPGWKWSQTVKTVVHTDSCQVNHVGICSAGTLTVKMDNGEQTTISPGNAYTIPAGHDAWVEGDEAFVAYEIMSAAAFAKPA, encoded by the coding sequence GTGCCCGGAGTAGAAGCACTTAAAGCGAAGTCATTCGACGAACCCGATGAAACGCGCCGTCCCCCCAAAACCCAGGTTGATGTGGTCAACATCGGCGACACCACGTTGGGCAGGTTCACTTTCGAGCCGGGCTGGAAGTGGTCCCAGACGGTCAAGACCGTGGTCCACACGGACAGTTGCCAGGTCAACCACGTCGGGATCTGCTCCGCCGGGACGCTGACTGTCAAGATGGATAACGGCGAACAAACCACCATCAGCCCCGGCAACGCGTACACCATTCCAGCGGGCCATGATGCCTGGGTCGAAGGCGACGAGGCATTCGTGGCCTACGAGATCATGAGTGCCGCCGCCTTCGCCAAGCCTGCCTGA